The Ahaetulla prasina isolate Xishuangbanna chromosome 4, ASM2864084v1, whole genome shotgun sequence genome has a window encoding:
- the LOC131196973 gene encoding vomeronasal type-2 receptor 26-like has protein sequence MVPNEANQYYGIIQLLQYFGWTWIGLMALDNNNGEKFLQTMELLLSQNGICTAYTERIPHEISLDNLEPIIEKASYIHVPLTDHQANTFIVYGESVTIARLRAIVFVQDPANKEKDSFRKVWIMTSGINFILPGIQRGWDLDLFQGAISFMVHSRELPGFKTFLQMVEPSWTQGDGFFKDFWEQAFDCLLPNPDMSVKDDEMCSGKESLEDLPGHLFEMQTIGHSYSIYNGVYATVLALHAMFSSQSFQRPIKRARSVELEELQPWLLHPYLQRVSFNNSANDMVSFNERKEIRGGFDMVNMVTFPNRSFERVKVGWIEPDAPCGEEFRISEDMILWHRVFNQVCPLSVCNEQCHPGKQMKKKEGEKFCCYDCIPCPKGEISNKSDMEKCFKCPEDQYPTKGKDDCIQKIVTYFSYREPLGFTLASISISLSLITALILGIFLKHRDTPLVKANNRDLTYILLISLHFCFLCPLLFIGQPGEVTCLLRQPTFGIIFSVAVSCILAKTLTVVVAFMATRPGSNMKKWVGKRMATSIVLFFSLIQVGLCAIWLGSFPPFPQLNMHSVTKAIFNECNEGSTVMFSCVLGYMGFLALASFFVAFCARRLPDSFNEAKFITFSMLVFCSVWVLFVPTYLSSTGKALLAVEIFSILASSAGLLGCIFFPKCYIILLKPELNTKDQLVRRKT, from the exons ATGGTCCCAAACGAAGCTAACCAATATTATGGAATCATCCAGTTGCTCCAATATTTTGGGTGGACATGGATCGGGCTCATGGCCCTTGATAATAACAATGGAGAGAAATTCTTGCAGACTATGGAATTATTGCTTTCCCAGAATGGAATATGTACAGCTTACACAGAACGAATCCCTCATGAAATTAGTTTGGATAACCTAGAACCCATTATTGAGAAGGCATCATATATCCACGTTCCGTTAACTGATCATCAAGCCAACACTTTCATTGTTTATGGAGAATCGGTGACAATAGCACGGCTCAGAGCCATTGTATTCGTGCAAGACCccgcaaataaagaaaaggactCATTCAGAAAGGTTTGGATCATGACCAGCGGGATTAATTTCATACTCCCAGGAATTCAGAGAGGTTGGGATCTTGATTTATTCCAAGGAGCCATTTCTTTTATGGTTCACTCAAGAGAACTTCCAGGATTCAAAACTTTCCTCCAGATGGTAGAACCTTCGTGGACCCAAGGAGATGGTTTCTTTAAGGACTTTTGGGAGCAAGCCTTTGACTGTTTGCTCCCAAACCCTGATATGTCAGTTAAGGATGATGAAATGTGTAGTGGGAAAGAATCTTTGGAAGATCTACCTGGACACCTGTTTGAAATGCAGACCATCGGACATAGCTACAGTATCTATAATGGTGTTTATGCAACAGTTCTTGCTTTGCATGCCATGTTCTCATCTCAATCCTTCCAGAGACCTATCAAGAGGGCCAGGTCTGTTGAACTTGAAGAACTTCAGCCTTGGCTG CTCCACCCATATCTTCAAAGGGTTTCCTTCAACAATTCAGCGAATGACATGGTGTCCTTTAATGAGCGAAAGGAAATAAGAGGGGGATTTGACATGGTGAACATGGTCACTTTTCCAAACAGGTCCTTTGAAAGAGTGAAAGTTGGATGGATAGAGCCAGATGCACCCTGTGGAGAAGAATTTAGAATTAGCGAGGACATGATTTTGTGGCACAGAGTCTTCAATCAG GTCTGTCCTCTTTCAGTATGCAATGAACAGTGCCATCCTGGAAAgcaaatgaaaaagaaggaaggagagaaattttgctgctatgattgcATTCCTTGCCCCAAAGGGGAGATTTCAAACAAGTCAG ATATGGAAAAATGCTTCAAATGTCCAGAAGACCAATACCCAACCAAAGGAAAAGATGACTGCATCCAGAAAATTGTAACATACTTTTCTTACAGGGAACCTCTAGGGTTTACTTTGGCCTCCATTTCTATTTCATTGTCATTGATCACTGCTCTCATATTAGGGATATTCCTTAAGCACAGAGATACCCCTctggtcaaagccaacaaccgggacctcaCCTACATTCTCCTTATCTCCCTCCACTTCTGCTTCCTGTGTCCTCTCCTGTTCATTGGTCAACCCGGTGAGGTCACTTGCCTTCTCCGACAACCGACCTTTGGCATCATCTTCTCCGTGGCTGTTTCTTGCATCTTGGCCAAAACCCTCACTGTGGTTGTAGCCTTCATGGCTACCAGGCCAGGCTCCAACATGAAGAAGTGGGTGGGGAAAAGGATGGCAACCTCCATcgtccttttcttctctctcatcCAAGTTGGTCTTTGCGCCATCTGGCTAGGATCCTTCCCTCCATTCCCACAGTTGAACATGCATTCTGTGACCAAGGCCATCTTCAATGAATGTAACGAAGGCTCTACGGTCATGTTCTCCTGTGTCCTAggctacatgggcttcctggctcTTGCCAGCTTCTTTGTGGCCTTCTGTGCTCGCAGATTACCCGACAGcttcaatgaagccaaattcattACCTTTAGCATGCTGGTATTTTGCAGTGTTTGGGTCCTATTTGTTCCAACTTACCTGAGCTCCACAGGAAAAGCCTTgttggctgtggagatcttctccattttaGCTTCTAGTGCTGGATTACTGGGATGTATCTTTTTCCCTAAATGCTACATCATCCTGTTGAAACCTGAGCTGAATACCAAGGATCAGCTAGTAAGAAGAAAGACCTGA